In one window of Candidatus Cloacimonadaceae bacterium DNA:
- a CDS encoding CapA family protein translates to MISDPPSVKLMFLGDISLNDDYNNLYVSGEKPFLAVGHMLREADLVVGNLECFSTGNQGENVLKEYNLKANPETLNYLCDLKLGLVGLANNHAYDNLDSGFQRTIEFLRDNKIAYIGAALDGREHIPYIFEAKGIKIAIFNYVAMDTNPRIPADAKVKLNWFNTDKVTKDIALLRASVDHIVIFPHWGGLMEGSMYPDRELLQTAKMLIVAGADLIVGHHSHTIQPYEIYRGKYIFYSLGNFCFSDIVKKNVRSQSDYGRTRHSVILDIVFSKIGYTVCPKPITNNNCYIVCDSPSGIFNIPNLSKFRILYDSRIVWGIYYFYEKNIYKIIRYFFSNQRNPLRQLFSIKPYLMKKTMTNLLRTIFKTGR, encoded by the coding sequence TTGATATCTGATCCTCCATCCGTAAAGCTCATGTTTTTAGGCGATATAAGCCTCAATGATGACTACAATAATCTATATGTTAGCGGTGAGAAACCTTTTCTGGCAGTTGGTCACATGCTCAGGGAAGCGGATTTGGTTGTCGGCAATCTGGAGTGTTTTTCAACGGGAAACCAAGGTGAAAATGTTCTCAAAGAATACAACCTGAAGGCAAATCCAGAAACCTTAAACTATCTATGTGATCTCAAATTGGGATTGGTTGGGTTAGCAAATAATCACGCGTACGACAATTTGGATAGTGGATTTCAGAGGACGATTGAGTTTCTGCGGGACAACAAAATCGCCTATATCGGAGCAGCACTTGATGGGCGTGAGCATATTCCCTACATCTTTGAAGCTAAAGGTATCAAAATTGCCATTTTCAATTACGTAGCAATGGACACAAACCCAAGAATTCCTGCTGATGCAAAGGTGAAACTCAATTGGTTCAATACGGATAAAGTAACCAAGGATATAGCCCTCTTACGCGCTTCGGTTGATCATATTGTGATTTTCCCTCACTGGGGAGGTTTGATGGAAGGATCAATGTATCCGGATCGGGAGTTATTACAAACCGCCAAAATGCTGATTGTTGCTGGGGCGGATTTGATAGTCGGGCATCATTCACATACCATCCAGCCGTACGAAATCTATAGAGGGAAATACATATTTTATAGTCTTGGCAATTTCTGCTTTTCGGATATCGTAAAAAAAAATGTCAGATCCCAATCTGATTACGGCAGAACACGCCATTCGGTAATCCTTGACATAGTCTTTTCCAAGATTGGATATACGGTGTGTCCGAAACCTATAACCAATAACAATTGTTATATTGTTTGCGATTCACCCTCGGGTATCTTCAACATTCCAAATCTGTCTAAATTCAGAATCTTGTATGATAGCCGAATTGTCTGGGGCATCTATTATTTTTACGAGAAGAATATCTATAAAATCATCAGATACTTTTTTTCCAATCAGCGTAATCCTCTGAGGCAGTTGTTTTCCATCAAGCCGTATTTGATGAAGAAAACCATGACAAATCTGCTGCGCACGATTTTCAAAACTGGCCGATAA
- a CDS encoding PIG-L deacetylase family protein: MSFVNKMRRVLILAPHTDDGEFGCGASIAKLTENGCEVFYGAFSIAEESVPHCFPSNILETEVREATKILGIQPDNLILFKYKVRNFAIERQSILDDLVLLNKDISPDLVFMPSLNDLHQDHQTIAAEGLRAFKKTTILCYELPWNNVVFSNNCFISFNENHLATKVKALDCYKSQKHRNYASEEFIRSLAITRGTQIGTNYAEVFEVIRWVIN; the protein is encoded by the coding sequence ATGTCTTTTGTGAATAAGATGAGGCGGGTATTGATATTGGCTCCTCATACTGATGATGGGGAATTTGGGTGCGGAGCCAGTATAGCAAAACTAACAGAAAATGGTTGCGAGGTGTTTTATGGCGCTTTTTCAATTGCTGAGGAATCAGTCCCTCATTGTTTTCCATCCAATATTCTCGAAACTGAGGTGAGAGAAGCAACGAAAATACTCGGTATTCAGCCAGACAATTTGATCCTCTTTAAGTACAAAGTACGCAACTTTGCAATTGAAAGACAATCAATATTGGATGATTTGGTTTTGCTCAATAAGGATATCTCTCCCGATCTTGTATTTATGCCCTCATTAAACGATTTACACCAAGATCATCAAACAATAGCAGCTGAGGGGTTAAGGGCATTTAAAAAAACAACTATCCTTTGCTATGAACTACCATGGAACAACGTTGTATTTTCTAATAACTGTTTCATATCATTCAATGAAAATCACCTCGCGACTAAAGTCAAAGCCCTCGATTGTTATAAATCGCAAAAACATCGAAATTATGCATCTGAAGAGTTTATTAGAAGTCTTGCAATTACCAGGGGCACTCAGATTGGAACCAATTATGCGGAAGTCTTTGAGGTAATTCGCTGGGTTATCAATTAG
- a CDS encoding glycosyltransferase, with amino-acid sequence MEYHLSTASGFTKKVNAYFFDHLSYGFCDGVIPISHYLEDVVRKRFTHKPTLILPVLADYHISVDTADSLTLISELGAQKYFLYCAGIGYRDTCEFVTRSFIELGNPDVKLVMVLSGHPRSIAEFRNQYEKYGNIVVLSDLTYSQLYSCYQNALALLVPLREQRKDEARFPQKIAEYLSSARPIITNGFGEINFHFRDKDNAFVVDNYNESMFCEAMNFVLNNPKIAEGIGLRGREYGLSHFHYQVHSTRLMSFIESL; translated from the coding sequence ATGGAGTATCACCTCAGCACTGCTTCAGGGTTTACCAAAAAGGTAAATGCGTATTTCTTTGACCATTTATCTTATGGATTTTGCGATGGTGTAATTCCTATCAGCCATTATCTTGAAGATGTTGTTAGAAAAAGATTCACTCACAAACCCACATTGATCCTTCCGGTTCTTGCCGATTATCATATTTCAGTGGATACCGCTGACTCTCTTACGTTAATCTCGGAATTAGGAGCGCAAAAGTACTTCCTGTATTGCGCGGGGATTGGTTATAGAGATACTTGTGAGTTTGTGACTCGTTCCTTTATCGAGCTTGGCAACCCTGATGTAAAGCTTGTAATGGTCTTGTCCGGTCATCCGCGTAGCATTGCAGAGTTCCGGAATCAATATGAGAAATATGGCAACATAGTGGTGCTAAGCGATCTTACGTATAGTCAGCTTTATTCATGCTATCAAAATGCACTGGCGCTTTTAGTTCCTTTGCGTGAGCAGCGGAAAGACGAAGCCCGCTTCCCACAAAAGATTGCCGAGTATTTATCGAGCGCGAGACCGATTATCACGAACGGTTTTGGGGAGATTAATTTCCATTTCAGGGACAAAGATAATGCTTTTGTTGTAGACAACTATAATGAAAGTATGTTTTGCGAGGCAATGAATTTTGTTCTCAATAACCCCAAAATTGCCGAAGGTATAGGTCTTAGGGGAAGAGAATACGGTCTTAGTCATTTCCATTATCAGGTTCACTCTACCAGACTCATGTCCTTTATCGAATCATTATGA
- a CDS encoding AAC(3) family N-acetyltransferase — protein sequence MKQVRYSLGAEDPYSHVDTILNNSFETVIVPTFTPAVLYTGVFDVSATESESGTFSQLFLKSAEGRTLSPFKSFALKGLMTPELLSLHTFNDYIAGGMFHFFNSNDVVSVNVGTMDIRFGTIHYLESMCNLPYIRHRDVRIRVIDSNGISRSSEYCHLDYKIRVKFSRDKIERDLHRAGIIKVLIINDMIVRIIPEIDCSDYLIKRLKADPYYLVD from the coding sequence TTGAAACAGGTTCGCTACAGTCTTGGTGCTGAGGATCCCTATAGTCATGTAGATACAATTCTTAACAACTCATTTGAAACAGTTATTGTCCCTACCTTCACGCCAGCGGTTCTATATACTGGCGTGTTTGATGTTTCTGCTACGGAGAGTGAGAGCGGAACTTTTTCGCAATTATTCTTAAAGAGTGCCGAGGGGAGGACTCTCAGTCCATTTAAAAGTTTCGCATTGAAAGGATTGATGACGCCAGAATTACTTAGTCTGCATACTTTCAACGATTATATAGCAGGCGGGATGTTCCATTTTTTCAACTCTAATGATGTTGTATCCGTTAATGTGGGAACAATGGACATCAGATTTGGAACAATTCACTATCTTGAAAGTATGTGTAATCTTCCCTACATTCGACATAGAGATGTTAGAATAAGGGTGATTGATTCAAATGGGATATCCAGATCGAGTGAATACTGTCATCTTGATTATAAAATTAGAGTGAAGTTTTCCCGAGATAAAATAGAAAGAGATTTGCACAGAGCAGGCATTATCAAGGTCTTGATAATCAACGACATGATTGTTCGCATAATTCCAGAGATAGACTGTTCTGATTACCTAATCAAGCGCCTGAAAGCAGATCCCTATTATCTTGTGGATTAA
- a CDS encoding GDP-L-fucose synthase, with the protein MVSLDTVQRKKIYLAGHSGMVGRATLTELTVNGYTNILTTPPDFDLRRQDLVNRYFEIHRPESVIVAAARVGGILANSRYPYDFIIDNLLIEANLINAAVKFNVPDLIFLGSSCIYPQKASQPIKEESLLTGSLEPTNEWYAIAKIGGIKLCQAANRQFGLNYLSLMPTNLYGEGDNFDLQTSHVLPAMLRKFHDAKPDGSVQLWGTGSPMREFMHVRDLAKAIRFVLEHECPEDIYNVGTGEDISIRDLAKMIQMTVGHEGPIVWDSGKPDGTPRKLLDVSRLHSMGWKHTIELEDGIAATYKWMINNTKTLREVKHGS; encoded by the coding sequence ATGGTCAGCCTTGATACTGTGCAACGGAAGAAAATATATCTGGCGGGTCATTCTGGTATGGTAGGTAGGGCTACCTTGACTGAATTGACAGTAAACGGATACACAAATATACTTACCACGCCTCCAGATTTTGATCTCAGGCGACAGGATCTGGTAAACAGATATTTTGAAATCCATAGACCAGAATCAGTAATAGTAGCAGCCGCAAGGGTTGGGGGTATTTTGGCGAACAGCAGGTACCCTTATGACTTTATTATCGATAATCTGTTGATCGAAGCAAATCTGATAAATGCTGCAGTGAAGTTTAATGTACCGGATCTGATATTTTTGGGAAGTTCCTGTATTTATCCCCAAAAAGCTTCTCAGCCCATTAAAGAGGAATCTTTGTTGACGGGTTCGCTGGAGCCGACAAATGAGTGGTATGCCATTGCCAAGATTGGAGGGATAAAGCTCTGCCAGGCTGCGAACCGGCAATTCGGCTTGAATTATCTCTCTCTCATGCCAACCAATTTGTACGGAGAAGGAGACAATTTCGATCTCCAGACAAGCCATGTGCTGCCTGCAATGCTCAGGAAGTTCCATGATGCAAAACCAGATGGCTCAGTTCAGCTTTGGGGGACAGGGTCTCCAATGAGGGAATTTATGCATGTACGAGATTTGGCGAAAGCCATCAGATTTGTGCTTGAGCACGAATGTCCAGAAGATATCTATAATGTGGGTACCGGGGAGGACATATCCATCAGAGATCTGGCAAAAATGATCCAAATGACAGTTGGTCATGAGGGTCCAATAGTGTGGGACAGTGGTAAACCAGACGGCACTCCGCGTAAACTACTCGATGTGAGCAGGCTTCATTCAATGGGCTGGAAGCATACGATAGAGCTGGAAGATGGCATTGCCGCAACCTATAAATGGATGATTAACAACACAAAGACATTACGGGAAGTGAAACATGGAAGCTAA
- a CDS encoding DapH/DapD/GlmU-related protein — translation MITDGDWHSKDSRVGNPLPIYIEDNVWIGLNVLVMKGVTIGQNSIIGAGSVVTKDIPANVIAAGNPCKVIKEIK, via the coding sequence GTGATCACCGATGGCGACTGGCATTCAAAAGATTCCCGGGTAGGGAATCCGTTGCCGATCTACATCGAAGACAATGTATGGATAGGCCTCAATGTCCTGGTCATGAAAGGCGTCACAATCGGGCAAAACTCGATCATTGGTGCAGGAAGCGTAGTGACCAAGGATATTCCGGCAAATGTGATTGCTGCAGGCAATCCTTGCAAAGTGATAAAAGAAATCAAATGA
- the wecB gene encoding UDP-N-acetylglucosamine 2-epimerase (non-hydrolyzing): MKKIVTVVGARPQFIKAAPVSRVIRDFYDEVLVHTGQHYDQNMSEVFFRQLNIPHPDINLNVGSASHGEQTAGIILKLEKVLQDEKPSLVVVYGDTNSTLAASVIAAKMLIPVAHIEAGLRNFDMSIQEEINRVVTDKLSTYLFAPTKTAVKNLTSEGIVSNVFHTGDVMYDALLYGLQCAQSCSDILIRLNLVSRGYCLATIHRAENTDNYDNLRNIIAALGQFDERVVFPIHPRTKKVIDSNNLDIPDNILLMPAVGYFEFILLESNARMIVTDSGGVQREAYCLKVPCITIFPTTSWVETVEDGWNKLAQASTASILDTYNSTYDLSRHNSHFGNGNAALEIVNIIKEYI; the protein is encoded by the coding sequence GTGAAAAAAATCGTGACGGTTGTTGGTGCAAGACCTCAGTTTATTAAGGCAGCACCAGTTTCAAGAGTAATTCGTGATTTCTACGATGAAGTTTTGGTTCATACTGGTCAACACTACGATCAGAATATGTCGGAAGTCTTTTTTAGGCAACTGAACATACCCCACCCAGACATCAATCTAAATGTTGGTTCAGCAAGTCACGGCGAACAGACAGCGGGGATAATACTAAAATTGGAAAAAGTGCTTCAGGATGAAAAGCCCTCTTTGGTAGTTGTGTACGGAGATACGAATTCGACCTTGGCGGCATCAGTTATTGCTGCTAAGATGCTGATACCTGTTGCACACATTGAAGCTGGCTTGAGGAATTTTGATATGTCGATACAAGAAGAAATCAATCGGGTCGTAACGGATAAATTATCCACTTATTTATTTGCCCCAACTAAGACAGCTGTAAAGAACCTCACATCGGAAGGGATAGTTTCAAATGTGTTCCACACAGGAGATGTCATGTACGATGCACTATTGTATGGATTGCAGTGTGCTCAATCATGTTCGGATATTTTGATTAGACTGAATCTAGTTAGTAGAGGGTATTGCCTTGCTACTATACATCGTGCAGAGAATACAGATAATTATGACAACTTGAGGAATATTATTGCAGCGCTTGGGCAATTCGACGAAAGAGTCGTTTTTCCTATTCACCCGCGAACTAAAAAGGTCATTGATAGTAATAATCTTGACATTCCCGATAATATCCTCCTAATGCCTGCGGTCGGGTATTTTGAATTCATCCTTCTGGAATCGAATGCCCGGATGATTGTTACAGATTCTGGGGGGGTTCAAAGAGAGGCATACTGTTTAAAAGTTCCTTGTATTACAATTTTTCCAACCACATCCTGGGTTGAAACTGTCGAGGATGGGTGGAATAAACTTGCACAAGCTTCAACGGCTTCAATATTAGACACATATAACTCAACCTATGATCTGTCTCGCCATAACTCTCATTTTGGGAATGGCAACGCCGCGCTGGAAATTGTAAATATCATTAAGGAGTACATTTAA
- a CDS encoding DUF354 domain-containing protein produces the protein MNILIDVGHPAHVHNFRNLYHDLIKRHEIVVTCKSVPIIIKLLKTYNIPYIDLGEKGSHIADKFIRQIGFNRKIRAIIHERNIDVAMGLSFSIIYATKLTKATSLLFDDDDQEPQPLTAKFASPFADFILSPDVLSYEKLKNALYYPGYHEIAYLHPRVYKPNSDLLSKYGIRENEKYFVLRFSAFKAHHDIHASGMSVAQKHTLVNMLSEYGRVFITMESEIQAEFEQYRMPIEPHEMHDFLHYSQLLVCDGQTMCTEAAMLGVPSFRCNSFVGRVAVLEEEEKKYGLTYAFLPRQFDWMLYKIEELIKTANYKETWQLKRQRLLENKIDVTAFWAWIIDNYPDSLEEIKKPNFDFGRFK, from the coding sequence TTGAATATACTCATTGATGTTGGGCATCCTGCCCATGTACATAACTTCCGTAATCTATACCATGACCTGATCAAAAGGCATGAGATTGTGGTAACATGTAAATCAGTTCCTATTATCATTAAGCTTCTCAAGACTTACAATATACCGTACATTGATCTTGGAGAAAAAGGATCGCACATCGCTGATAAGTTTATCCGGCAAATTGGGTTTAACCGCAAGATCCGCGCGATCATTCATGAGCGAAATATAGATGTGGCAATGGGATTATCATTTTCAATAATATATGCCACGAAGCTCACAAAAGCTACATCCTTGCTCTTTGATGATGATGATCAAGAGCCACAGCCTTTGACTGCTAAATTTGCCTCACCCTTTGCGGACTTTATCTTATCTCCTGATGTTTTGTCTTATGAGAAGCTCAAGAACGCACTATATTACCCAGGGTATCATGAAATTGCGTATCTACATCCAAGAGTATACAAGCCCAATTCTGATCTGCTAAGCAAGTATGGTATTCGAGAAAATGAAAAGTACTTTGTACTTAGATTCAGCGCTTTTAAGGCACATCATGATATTCATGCATCCGGGATGAGTGTGGCACAAAAGCACACACTTGTTAATATGTTGTCAGAATACGGGAGGGTTTTTATCACGATGGAATCAGAAATTCAGGCTGAATTTGAACAATATCGCATGCCGATTGAACCTCATGAAATGCACGATTTTCTCCACTATTCTCAATTGTTGGTATGTGATGGGCAAACTATGTGCACGGAAGCTGCCATGCTTGGAGTACCTTCTTTCCGATGCAATTCCTTTGTAGGGAGAGTAGCTGTTCTTGAGGAGGAGGAGAAAAAATACGGGTTGACTTATGCCTTTTTACCTCGACAATTTGATTGGATGCTGTATAAAATCGAAGAACTTATAAAAACGGCTAACTATAAAGAAACTTGGCAGTTGAAAAGACAACGTTTGTTGGAAAATAAAATCGATGTTACTGCTTTCTGGGCTTGGATAATTGATAACTACCCAGATTCATTGGAAGAGATTAAAAAACCGAATTTTGATTTTGGAAGATTTAAGTAA
- the gmd gene encoding GDP-mannose 4,6-dehydratase, with product MEAKVALITGITGQDGSYLAELLLDKGYIVHGIIRRASSFNTQRIDHLFSNPQIYNQRMFLHYGDLTDSSNINRLIEKIKPVEIYNLGAQSHVQVSFEVPEYTAEVDAIGTLRFLDAIKESGIKCRFYQASTSELFGKVQEIPQRESTPFYPRSPYAVAKLYAYWAVVNYREAYDLYACNGILFNHESERRGETFVTRKISVGVAKIMLGKQNYLTLGNIDAKRDWGYAPEYVEGMWRMLQQEIASDYILATGETHTVREFIVEAFRYFGEELVWDGTGVDERGFLTSNGKQVVHIDPRYFRPTEVEILIGDSSKAQAELGWKSQTTFKELVNLMVLSDYERLKPVPGRQ from the coding sequence ATGGAAGCTAAGGTCGCATTGATCACCGGCATCACCGGGCAGGATGGCTCGTACTTGGCAGAACTATTGCTGGATAAGGGATACATCGTCCACGGAATCATCAGAAGAGCCAGTTCCTTCAATACTCAACGCATAGATCATCTATTTAGTAACCCACAAATTTACAACCAAAGAATGTTTTTGCACTATGGTGATCTGACTGATTCAAGTAATATTAACCGTCTTATTGAAAAAATCAAACCGGTAGAAATCTACAACCTTGGTGCGCAAAGCCATGTTCAGGTATCATTTGAAGTTCCGGAATATACTGCGGAGGTTGATGCAATCGGAACTTTGCGGTTTCTTGACGCAATCAAAGAAAGCGGTATCAAATGCCGATTTTACCAAGCTTCAACTTCCGAGCTGTTTGGCAAGGTGCAGGAGATTCCACAGCGGGAATCCACACCATTTTATCCCAGGAGTCCTTATGCAGTGGCAAAACTTTATGCATACTGGGCAGTTGTAAATTATCGGGAAGCTTATGATCTATATGCGTGCAATGGAATACTCTTCAATCATGAAAGCGAACGCCGTGGTGAAACATTTGTCACAAGAAAGATCAGCGTGGGTGTGGCAAAAATCATGCTGGGGAAGCAAAATTATTTAACCCTCGGAAATATTGATGCCAAACGTGATTGGGGATATGCACCCGAGTATGTTGAAGGTATGTGGCGAATGCTGCAACAAGAAATAGCTAGCGATTATATTCTTGCCACAGGTGAGACTCACACGGTTAGAGAGTTTATAGTGGAGGCATTCAGATATTTTGGAGAGGAGCTTGTCTGGGATGGAACAGGCGTTGATGAACGGGGATTTTTAACCTCCAACGGTAAGCAGGTGGTGCATATCGATCCAAGATATTTCAGACCAACGGAAGTCGAAATCCTGATTGGAGACAGCAGTAAAGCCCAAGCAGAATTGGGATGGAAATCACAAACTACATTCAAGGAGTTGGTCAATTTGATGGTCTTGTCTGATTACGAGAGGTTGAAACCAGTCCCAGGTCGCCAATGA
- a CDS encoding glycosyltransferase, with translation MRVLFVVTGNKGRLSYVFENQLRTLAPHLSEYKIHLIQGKGVIGYLRNVKPLNITIRNFKPDLIHAHYSLCGFIAALSFFRPIVVSLMGSDCRNKLSIYLIRFFNNVRWSYTIVKSNEMANILSLRKRTCVIPNGVDFDRFPFIDKDVACKEVGFDQSKKNIIFVSNPNRAEKNFAIAEKAILLLEGEDFVLHAIYEIPHSMINIYMRAADAMILTSFHEGSPNVVKEAMACGLPIVSTDVGDVKQNTKGLDNCFIVGMNIHEIAAGLRNAVNSSISKEGRLNLIKLGLTAGNARDAILRIYGTLKK, from the coding sequence TTGAGAGTTTTGTTTGTTGTTACCGGAAACAAGGGTAGATTGAGTTATGTTTTCGAAAATCAGCTAAGAACTTTGGCGCCTCACCTATCTGAATACAAGATACATTTGATACAAGGCAAGGGGGTCATTGGTTACCTTAGAAATGTTAAGCCTCTCAATATAACTATTAGGAACTTCAAGCCTGACTTGATCCATGCCCATTATTCCCTTTGTGGATTTATCGCAGCGCTATCTTTCTTCAGACCTATTGTAGTTTCCCTGATGGGCAGTGATTGCCGCAACAAACTTTCAATCTATCTAATCCGCTTCTTTAATAACGTCAGATGGTCATATACTATTGTAAAAAGCAACGAGATGGCTAATATCCTATCGCTCCGCAAAAGGACTTGTGTCATCCCCAATGGTGTAGATTTTGATAGATTCCCATTTATAGATAAAGATGTTGCCTGTAAAGAAGTTGGATTCGATCAATCAAAGAAGAACATCATTTTTGTGTCCAATCCGAATCGAGCAGAGAAAAATTTCGCCATTGCTGAGAAGGCAATATTGTTGCTTGAGGGAGAGGATTTCGTACTTCATGCGATATACGAGATACCGCATTCGATGATAAATATATATATGAGAGCAGCGGATGCCATGATCTTGACATCATTCCATGAGGGCTCTCCAAACGTAGTTAAGGAGGCAATGGCATGTGGTTTACCAATAGTGTCAACGGATGTTGGAGACGTTAAGCAAAACACTAAAGGGCTTGATAACTGTTTTATTGTTGGCATGAATATACATGAAATTGCTGCCGGATTGAGAAATGCAGTCAATTCCTCAATATCGAAGGAAGGGAGATTGAATCTGATCAAACTTGGTTTGACAGCAGGCAATGCTCGCGATGCGATTCTGAGGATCTACGGCACACTGAAAAAATAG